TCCGCGACAAACGCAAGACGGGAAAAGCGGCCGCAAGAAGTGCGGTTCCTGATTTAGATGACCGCAACCCTGGCGACCATTTGACAAAGTGCCTCGGCGAAGAAGCGGTGGACTATCTCGAGCGACAAAAGACATCCGACAAACCGTTCTTCCTCAACCTCTGGTACTACGCCGTTCATACGCCGATCGAGGCGCAGCGGGATAAGGTGGCCAAGTACAAACAACTGGTCGATCCGAATGGCCACCAACGCAATCCTTCCTACGCCGCGTTGGTGGAGCATCTCGACGACAGCGTCGGATCGGTGCTGAAAGCAATCGACGAGAAAGGTTTGAGCGACAACACTATCGTGATCTTCTTCAGCGACAACGGAGGCGAAATTCGCAAAGGAGTGACATCCAATTTCCCGTTGCGATCTGGAAAAACGTCCCTCTACGAAGGCGGCGTTCGGGTGCCGCTGTTCATCCGCTGGCCCGGCATCACCCAAGCGGGCCAAACGTGCCAGGAAGCAGTCGCTGGGCACGACCTTTATCCTACGATCCTACGCATGACAGGCGTGAAAGGACACGCGGGCCAAAACGCCAAAATGGACGGAGTCGATATAACACAGTTGCTTCGCGATCCATCGGCATCGCTTCCCTCACGTGCAATGCATTGGTTGAGGTATGGCGAATTGGTGCACTACCCAACGTACAAGAACGATCGCGAGTTCGGGCCGTGTGCCGCGATCCGCAAGGGAGACTGGAAAATGGTGGAACGCTATCCAACGCCCCACGGCTTAGAACATCGATTCGAACTTTTCAATCTGCAAGAGGATCCCTACGAAGCACAAAATCGAGCAAGCGAGGAGCCAGCGAAGCTTGCGGAACTTCAGCGGGACTTGGCCGCTTGGCAAACCGAGATCGAAATACCGACATACGACGAACTCGCCTATCCCGCGTTCGAAAAAATGAAA
This genomic stretch from Neorhodopirellula lusitana harbors:
- a CDS encoding sulfatase, whose amino-acid sequence is MNRFTQTRHAFLALFFGVALTISSTAVMATGDRPNIVFILADDLGYSDLGCTGSDLYQTPNIDAFASDSLRFERAYTSPTCSPSRAAIMSGKNPARLGIVGHGGLRSMEGGGDFLVSDEYTVAEALRDSGYSTCHIGKWHVGTKGVTGPREQGFDEVIASNEFCCPGSYFYPFRDKRKTGKAAARSAVPDLDDRNPGDHLTKCLGEEAVDYLERQKTSDKPFFLNLWYYAVHTPIEAQRDKVAKYKQLVDPNGHQRNPSYAALVEHLDDSVGSVLKAIDEKGLSDNTIVIFFSDNGGEIRKGVTSNFPLRSGKTSLYEGGVRVPLFIRWPGITQAGQTCQEAVAGHDLYPTILRMTGVKGHAGQNAKMDGVDITQLLRDPSASLPSRAMHWLRYGELVHYPTYKNDREFGPCAAIRKGDWKMVERYPTPHGLEHRFELFNLQEDPYEAQNRASEEPAKLAELQRDLAAWQTEIEIPTYDELAYPAFEKMK